The Lytechinus pictus isolate F3 Inbred chromosome 15, Lp3.0, whole genome shotgun sequence genome contains a region encoding:
- the LOC129277933 gene encoding serine/threonine-protein phosphatase 6 catalytic subunit → MGDFVDRGYYSLETFTRLLTLKAKWPDRIVLLRGNHESRQITQVYGFYDECQTKYGNANAWRYCTKVFDLLTIAAIIDEQVLCVHGGLSPDVKTIDQIRMIERAQEIPHKGAFCDLVWSDPDNVETWAISPRGAGWLFGSKVTNEFVHINNLKLICRAHQLVQEGYKYMFDDKLVTVWSAPNYCYRCGNIASILAFNDATTREAKLFRNVPDSERVIPARTTTPYFL, encoded by the exons ATG GGTGACTTTGTAGACCGAGGTTATTACAGCTTAGAGACATTCACTAGGTTACTCACACTAAAAGCAAAATGGCCAGACCGTATTGTTCTGTTGAGAGGGAATCATGAAAGCAGACAAATTACACAAGTCTATGGATTCTATG atgaATGTCAGACGAAATATGGAAATGCTAATGCATGGAGGTACTGCACCAAAGTCTTTGATCTTCTCACAATCGCTGCA ATCATTGATGAGCAGGTTCTGTGTGTACATGGAGGTCTGTCACCAGATGTCAAGACCATCGATCAAATCAGAATGATAGAACGAGCTCAGGAAATACCTCATAAAGGAGCATTCTGTG ATCTCGTCTGGTCAGACCCCGACAATGTGGAAACGTGGGCCATAAGTCCGAGGGGGGCAGGCTGGCTGTTTGGTTCAAAGGTTACAAATGAG TTTGTTCACATCAACAACCTGAAGCTAATATGTCGAGCTCACCAGCTTGTGCAAGAAGGATACAAGTACATGTTTGACGACAAGCTAGTAACAGTGTGGAGTGCCCCCAACTATTGCTACCGCTGCGGAAACATCGCATCGATACTCGCGTTCAACGACGCCACCACCCGAGAAGCCAAACTATTCCGTAATGTTCCCGATAGTGAACGTGTGATTCCGGCTAGGACGACAACGCCGTATTTCCTCTGA